Proteins co-encoded in one Pelobates fuscus isolate aPelFus1 chromosome 5, aPelFus1.pri, whole genome shotgun sequence genomic window:
- the LOC134612287 gene encoding homeobox protein TGIF1-like has protein sequence MKKRPELDGYGGRGSEMNGYGESLNAAICNIQNLVVNGERRIRRNLPQHALTILNNWLCRHPHPNVNDNVELAEATGLTHTQISNWLINARRRTQHKIVSKRDLGPSLSGSIQKRNKKKMIPPHNPKLKLRVEPPPPPPTNIIAAVPVSYTVFPTLALLSRICHDHQQGTTEEGGQLTFQPVQGHPAEVVSTPPVLDAAQETELVEQMSRL, from the exons ATGAAGAAAAGGCCAGAGCTTGATGGTTATGGAGGCAGGGGGTCTGAGATGAATGGCTATGGAG AATCCCTGAATGCCGCCATTTGCAACATACAAAATTTAGTAGTAAATGGTGAACGAAGAATTCGCAGGAATCTGCCACAACATGCGCTTACGATTTTAAACAACTGGCTTTGTAGACATCCTCACCCAAATGTCAACGATAATGTAGAACTTGCTGAGGCAACAGGTCTAACACACACTCAA ATATCTAACTGGCTAATAAATGCCAGAAGGAGAACACAACACAAAATTGTATCAAAAAGAGACCTTGGGCCAAGTTTGTCTGGCTCAATACAAAAGCGAAACAAGAAAAAGATGATTCCTCCACACAACCCAAAATTAAAATTAAGGGTGGAAccgcctcctcctccccccacgaACATTATTGCTGCAGTGCCAGTGTCCTATACAGTATTCCCAACCCTTGCTCTGCTATCCAGGATTTGCCATGATCACCAGCAAGGCACGACAGAAGAAGGTGGCCAGTTGACATTTCAACCAGTCCAGGGCCATCCTGCGGAGGTTGTAAGCACACCACCGGTGCTTGATGCAGCCCAAGAGACTGAACTAGTGGAACAAATGAGCAGGTTGTAA